From Mus musculus strain C57BL/6J chromosome 17, GRCm38.p6 C57BL/6J, the proteins below share one genomic window:
- the Gm10499 gene encoding gene 10499 isoform 2 precursor (isoform 2 precursor is encoded by transcript variant 2), producing the protein MAQRMLLLLLAAALTLIETRAGSHSMRYFETALSRPGLREPRFISVGYVDDTQFVRFDGDAENPRYEPRAPWMEHEGREYWERETQIAKRNEQSFRGSLRTAQRYYNQSEGGLHTFQLLFGCDVGSDGRLLRGYLQFAYDGRDYIALNEDLNTWTAADLAALITRRKWEQAGAAEHYKAYLEGECVESLRRYLQLGKETLLRTDPPKAHVTHHPRSEGDVTLRCWALGFYPADITLTWQLNGEELTQDIELVETRPAGDGTFQKWAAVVVPLGKEQNYTCHVEHEGLPEHLTLRWEPPPSTDSNMVEKEGTMLRLELSFLVLQALGDICILTAPCCPELQLLTSTLRIRIWRDGSAVKRTDCSFRGPEFIPSTHMVAHNHL; encoded by the exons ATGGCGCAGCgaatgctgctcctgctgctggcgGCCGCCCTGACCCTGATCGAGACCCGCGCGG GCTCACACTCGATGCGGTATTTCGAGACCGCCTTGTCCCGCCCTGGCCTCCGGGAACCCCGATTCATCTCTGTCGGCTACGTGGACGACACGCAGTTCGTGCGCTTCGACGGCGACGCGGAGAATCCGAGGTATGAGCCGCGGGCTCCATGGATGGAGCACGAGGGGCGGGAGTATTGGGAGCGGGAGACACAGATCGCCAAGCGCAATGAGCAGAGTTTCCGAGGGAGCCTGAGGACCGCGCAGCGCTACTACAACCAGAGTGAAGGCG GCCTTCACACGTTCCAGCTGTTGTTCGGCTGTGACGTGGGGTCGGACGGGCGCCTCCTCCGCGGATACCTACAGTTCGCTTATGATGGCCGAGATTACATCGCCCTGAACGAAGACTTGAACACGTGGACGGCGGCGGACCTGGCAGCGCTGATCACCCGACGCAAGTGGGAGCAGGCTGGTGCTGCAGAGCATTACAAGGCCTACCTAGAGGGCGAGTGCGTGGAGTCGCTCCGCAGATACCTGCAGCTCGGGAAGGAGACGCTGCTGCGCACAG ATCCCCCAAAAGCCCATGTGACCCATCACCCCAGATCTGAAGGTGATGTCACCCTGAGGTGCTGGGCCCTGGGCTTCTACCCTGCTGACATCACCCTGACCTGGCAGTTGAATGGGGAGGAGCTGACCCAGGACATAGAGCTTGTGGAGACCAGGCCTGCAGGGGATGGAACCTTCCAGAAGTGGGCAGCTGTGGTGGTGCCTCTTGGGAAGGAGCAGAATTACACATGCCATGTGGAACATGAGGGGCTGCCTGAGCACCTCACCCTGAGATGGG AGCCTCCTCCATCCACGGACTCCAACATG GTGGAAAAGGAGGGGACTATGCTCCGGCTGGAG CTATCCTTCCTGGTCCTGCAGGCACTAGGGGACATCTGCATCCTGACAGCTCCATGCTGCCCTGAGCTGCAGCTCCTCACTTCCACACTGAGAATaagaatctggagagatggctcagcagttaagagaactgactgctctttcagaggtcctgagttcattccaagcactcacatggtagctcacaaccatctgtaa
- the Gm10499 gene encoding gene 10499 isoform 1 precursor (isoform 1 precursor is encoded by transcript variant 1): MAQRMLLLLLAAALTLIETRAGSHSMRYFETALSRPGLREPRFISVGYVDDTQFVRFDGDAENPRYEPRAPWMEHEGREYWERETQIAKRNEQSFRGSLRTAQRYYNQSEGGLHTFQLLFGCDVGSDGRLLRGYLQFAYDGRDYIALNEDLNTWTAADLAALITRRKWEQAGAAEHYKAYLEGECVESLRRYLQLGKETLLRTDPPKAHVTHHPRSEGDVTLRCWALGFYPADITLTWQLNGEELTQDIELVETRPAGDGTFQKWAAVVVPLGKEQNYTCHVEHEGLPEHLTLRWEPPPSTDSNMVEKEGTMLRLEEAKVARALTCFWGPSKLSFLVLQALGDICILTAPCCPELQLLTSTLRIRIWRDGSAVKRTDCSFRGPEFIPSTHMVAHNHL; the protein is encoded by the exons ATGGCGCAGCgaatgctgctcctgctgctggcgGCCGCCCTGACCCTGATCGAGACCCGCGCGG GCTCACACTCGATGCGGTATTTCGAGACCGCCTTGTCCCGCCCTGGCCTCCGGGAACCCCGATTCATCTCTGTCGGCTACGTGGACGACACGCAGTTCGTGCGCTTCGACGGCGACGCGGAGAATCCGAGGTATGAGCCGCGGGCTCCATGGATGGAGCACGAGGGGCGGGAGTATTGGGAGCGGGAGACACAGATCGCCAAGCGCAATGAGCAGAGTTTCCGAGGGAGCCTGAGGACCGCGCAGCGCTACTACAACCAGAGTGAAGGCG GCCTTCACACGTTCCAGCTGTTGTTCGGCTGTGACGTGGGGTCGGACGGGCGCCTCCTCCGCGGATACCTACAGTTCGCTTATGATGGCCGAGATTACATCGCCCTGAACGAAGACTTGAACACGTGGACGGCGGCGGACCTGGCAGCGCTGATCACCCGACGCAAGTGGGAGCAGGCTGGTGCTGCAGAGCATTACAAGGCCTACCTAGAGGGCGAGTGCGTGGAGTCGCTCCGCAGATACCTGCAGCTCGGGAAGGAGACGCTGCTGCGCACAG ATCCCCCAAAAGCCCATGTGACCCATCACCCCAGATCTGAAGGTGATGTCACCCTGAGGTGCTGGGCCCTGGGCTTCTACCCTGCTGACATCACCCTGACCTGGCAGTTGAATGGGGAGGAGCTGACCCAGGACATAGAGCTTGTGGAGACCAGGCCTGCAGGGGATGGAACCTTCCAGAAGTGGGCAGCTGTGGTGGTGCCTCTTGGGAAGGAGCAGAATTACACATGCCATGTGGAACATGAGGGGCTGCCTGAGCACCTCACCCTGAGATGGG AGCCTCCTCCATCCACGGACTCCAACATG GTGGAAAAGGAGGGGACTATGCTCCGGCTGGAG GAAGCAAAGGTGGCCAGGGCTCTGACTTGTTTCTGGGGGCCTTCAAAG CTATCCTTCCTGGTCCTGCAGGCACTAGGGGACATCTGCATCCTGACAGCTCCATGCTGCCCTGAGCTGCAGCTCCTCACTTCCACACTGAGAATaagaatctggagagatggctcagcagttaagagaactgactgctctttcagaggtcctgagttcattccaagcactcacatggtagctcacaaccatctgtaa
- the Gm10499 gene encoding gene 10499 isoform 3 precursor (isoform 3 precursor is encoded by transcript variant 3), which produces MAQRMLLLLLAAALTLIETRAGSHSMRYFETALSRPGLREPRFISVGYVDDTQFVRFDGDAENPRYEPRAPWMEHEGREYWERETQIAKRNEQSFRGSLRTAQRYYNQSEGGLHTFQLLFGCDVGSDGRLLRGYLQFAYDGRDYIALNEDLNTWTAADLAALITRRKWEQAGAAEHYKAYLEGECVESLRRYLQLGKETLLRTDPPKAHVTHHPRSEGDVTLRCWALGFYPADITLTWQLNGEELTQDIELVETRPAGDGTFQKWAAVVVPLGKEQNYTCHVEHEGLPEHLTLRWGGKGGDYAPAGGSKGGQGSDLFLGAFKAILPGPAGTRGHLHPDSSMLP; this is translated from the exons ATGGCGCAGCgaatgctgctcctgctgctggcgGCCGCCCTGACCCTGATCGAGACCCGCGCGG GCTCACACTCGATGCGGTATTTCGAGACCGCCTTGTCCCGCCCTGGCCTCCGGGAACCCCGATTCATCTCTGTCGGCTACGTGGACGACACGCAGTTCGTGCGCTTCGACGGCGACGCGGAGAATCCGAGGTATGAGCCGCGGGCTCCATGGATGGAGCACGAGGGGCGGGAGTATTGGGAGCGGGAGACACAGATCGCCAAGCGCAATGAGCAGAGTTTCCGAGGGAGCCTGAGGACCGCGCAGCGCTACTACAACCAGAGTGAAGGCG GCCTTCACACGTTCCAGCTGTTGTTCGGCTGTGACGTGGGGTCGGACGGGCGCCTCCTCCGCGGATACCTACAGTTCGCTTATGATGGCCGAGATTACATCGCCCTGAACGAAGACTTGAACACGTGGACGGCGGCGGACCTGGCAGCGCTGATCACCCGACGCAAGTGGGAGCAGGCTGGTGCTGCAGAGCATTACAAGGCCTACCTAGAGGGCGAGTGCGTGGAGTCGCTCCGCAGATACCTGCAGCTCGGGAAGGAGACGCTGCTGCGCACAG ATCCCCCAAAAGCCCATGTGACCCATCACCCCAGATCTGAAGGTGATGTCACCCTGAGGTGCTGGGCCCTGGGCTTCTACCCTGCTGACATCACCCTGACCTGGCAGTTGAATGGGGAGGAGCTGACCCAGGACATAGAGCTTGTGGAGACCAGGCCTGCAGGGGATGGAACCTTCCAGAAGTGGGCAGCTGTGGTGGTGCCTCTTGGGAAGGAGCAGAATTACACATGCCATGTGGAACATGAGGGGCTGCCTGAGCACCTCACCCTGAGATGGG GTGGAAAAGGAGGGGACTATGCTCCGGCTGGAG GAAGCAAAGGTGGCCAGGGCTCTGACTTGTTTCTGGGGGCCTTCAAAG CTATCCTTCCTGGTCCTGCAGGCACTAGGGGACATCTGCATCCTGACAGCTCCATGCTGCCCTGA
- the Gm10499 gene encoding gene 10499 isoform 4 precursor (isoform 4 precursor is encoded by transcript variant 4): protein MAQRMLLLLLAAALTLIETRAGSHSMRYFETALSRPGLREPRFISVGYVDDTQFVRFDGDAENPRYEPRAPWMEHEGREYWERETQIAKRNEQSFRGSLRTAQRYYNQSEGGLHTFQLLFGCDVGSDGRLLRGYLQFAYDGRDYIALNEDLNTWTAADLAALITRRKWEQAGAAEHYKAYLEGECVESLRRYLQLGKETLLRTDPPKAHVTHHPRSEGDVTLRCWALGFYPADITLTWQLNGEELTQDIELVETRPAGDGTFQKWAAVVVPLGKEQNYTCHVEHEGLPEHLTLRWGGKGGDYAPAGAILPGPAGTRGHLHPDSSMLP, encoded by the exons ATGGCGCAGCgaatgctgctcctgctgctggcgGCCGCCCTGACCCTGATCGAGACCCGCGCGG GCTCACACTCGATGCGGTATTTCGAGACCGCCTTGTCCCGCCCTGGCCTCCGGGAACCCCGATTCATCTCTGTCGGCTACGTGGACGACACGCAGTTCGTGCGCTTCGACGGCGACGCGGAGAATCCGAGGTATGAGCCGCGGGCTCCATGGATGGAGCACGAGGGGCGGGAGTATTGGGAGCGGGAGACACAGATCGCCAAGCGCAATGAGCAGAGTTTCCGAGGGAGCCTGAGGACCGCGCAGCGCTACTACAACCAGAGTGAAGGCG GCCTTCACACGTTCCAGCTGTTGTTCGGCTGTGACGTGGGGTCGGACGGGCGCCTCCTCCGCGGATACCTACAGTTCGCTTATGATGGCCGAGATTACATCGCCCTGAACGAAGACTTGAACACGTGGACGGCGGCGGACCTGGCAGCGCTGATCACCCGACGCAAGTGGGAGCAGGCTGGTGCTGCAGAGCATTACAAGGCCTACCTAGAGGGCGAGTGCGTGGAGTCGCTCCGCAGATACCTGCAGCTCGGGAAGGAGACGCTGCTGCGCACAG ATCCCCCAAAAGCCCATGTGACCCATCACCCCAGATCTGAAGGTGATGTCACCCTGAGGTGCTGGGCCCTGGGCTTCTACCCTGCTGACATCACCCTGACCTGGCAGTTGAATGGGGAGGAGCTGACCCAGGACATAGAGCTTGTGGAGACCAGGCCTGCAGGGGATGGAACCTTCCAGAAGTGGGCAGCTGTGGTGGTGCCTCTTGGGAAGGAGCAGAATTACACATGCCATGTGGAACATGAGGGGCTGCCTGAGCACCTCACCCTGAGATGGG GTGGAAAAGGAGGGGACTATGCTCCGGCTGGAG CTATCCTTCCTGGTCCTGCAGGCACTAGGGGACATCTGCATCCTGACAGCTCCATGCTGCCCTGA
- the Gm10499 gene encoding gene 10499 isoform X1, giving the protein MPCIPDGTMAQRMLLLLLAAALTLIETRAGSHSMRYFETALSRPGLREPRFISVGYVDDTQFVRFDGDAENPRYEPRAPWMEHEGREYWERETQIAKRNEQSFRGSLRTAQRYYNQSEGGLHTFQLLFGCDVGSDGRLLRGYLQFAYDGRDYIALNEDLNTWTAADLAALITRRKWEQAGAAEHYKAYLEGECVESLRRYLQLGKETLLRTDPPKAHVTHHPRSEGDVTLRCWALGFYPADITLTWQLNGEELTQDIELVETRPAGDGTFQKWAAVVVPLGKEQNYTCHVEHEGLPEHLTLRWEPPPSTDSNMVIMAPMAVLVVLGAVIIIGAMVSFVLKSRRTIGGKGGDYAPAGGSKGGQGSDLFLGAFKAILPGPAGTRGHLHPDSSMLP; this is encoded by the exons ATGCCCTGTATCCCAGATGGGACAATGGCGCAGCgaatgctgctcctgctgctggcgGCCGCCCTGACCCTGATCGAGACCCGCGCGG GCTCACACTCGATGCGGTATTTCGAGACCGCCTTGTCCCGCCCTGGCCTCCGGGAACCCCGATTCATCTCTGTCGGCTACGTGGACGACACGCAGTTCGTGCGCTTCGACGGCGACGCGGAGAATCCGAGGTATGAGCCGCGGGCTCCATGGATGGAGCACGAGGGGCGGGAGTATTGGGAGCGGGAGACACAGATCGCCAAGCGCAATGAGCAGAGTTTCCGAGGGAGCCTGAGGACCGCGCAGCGCTACTACAACCAGAGTGAAGGCG GCCTTCACACGTTCCAGCTGTTGTTCGGCTGTGACGTGGGGTCGGACGGGCGCCTCCTCCGCGGATACCTACAGTTCGCTTATGATGGCCGAGATTACATCGCCCTGAACGAAGACTTGAACACGTGGACGGCGGCGGACCTGGCAGCGCTGATCACCCGACGCAAGTGGGAGCAGGCTGGTGCTGCAGAGCATTACAAGGCCTACCTAGAGGGCGAGTGCGTGGAGTCGCTCCGCAGATACCTGCAGCTCGGGAAGGAGACGCTGCTGCGCACAG ATCCCCCAAAAGCCCATGTGACCCATCACCCCAGATCTGAAGGTGATGTCACCCTGAGGTGCTGGGCCCTGGGCTTCTACCCTGCTGACATCACCCTGACCTGGCAGTTGAATGGGGAGGAGCTGACCCAGGACATAGAGCTTGTGGAGACCAGGCCTGCAGGGGATGGAACCTTCCAGAAGTGGGCAGCTGTGGTGGTGCCTCTTGGGAAGGAGCAGAATTACACATGCCATGTGGAACATGAGGGGCTGCCTGAGCACCTCACCCTGAGATGGG AGCCTCCTCCATCCACGGACTCCAACATGGTAATCatggct cccatggctGTTCTTGTTGTCCTTGGAGCTGTGATCATCATTGGAGCTATGGTATCTTTTGTGTTGAAGAGCAGGAGAACAATAG GTGGAAAAGGAGGGGACTATGCTCCGGCTGGAG GAAGCAAAGGTGGCCAGGGCTCTGACTTGTTTCTGGGGGCCTTCAAAG CTATCCTTCCTGGTCCTGCAGGCACTAGGGGACATCTGCATCCTGACAGCTCCATGCTGCCCTGA